The genomic interval TTGAGATCTACGCCCAATTTGGCAAGacctgtgttgttgttgttggcttcaAACACAAATACCAGTGTTGGCCAGTTTAGCTAACATCACAAGCTAAATTGAGAGAAAATCACATCAAACTATAGTCAAGTAACCGGATTCAGCCTGAAAATGGCTGAATTATCAACACTGATCAACACTGAAGAGACACTTTTCTGATATTTTGTTTGCCGTTTTCAGTGAGCTAAAAACGTTGAACGCGTACGTAGACATTGATTGAGGCGAGCTGCAACAAGTGAAAGCCAATTACCAGAAATGCCGCCCGTTCAGTAAGCGAACCAGCAGAACATTTCATTGAATCGAATTGAATATTAACGACATTACATCATCATAACGCCCATGTGTGGTCCAGTGCAAAATGTGACCCAAATATTCGCTCGcttcattcatttatttggtCAAGGTGCTGCCTaatcaaattgattaaaaaactCAACGTAAAACGCACTTCTAATGCAATTATGCATAACATTATGGTTTTTGTATCTGTGAAGCAACTGCAGGGTGTTTTTGTCCGCACAAGTTGCATTTTTCGTGGTATTAAAGCACCAGATGTTTACTACATCGATGACGTCATGGcaacattcaaatttatttttagacgccgccgccgcacaTTTCAGTATCTGTGTGTTGTTTACCTATTGCAAtatgtgtgcctgtgcgtgtgtgtgtgcgcgtctTGAGTCTGTTGTTGTGGCGCGCAATTCAAACCATACAAATCCATCGAATCCATTTACTGATCCTCCGCACAACCGCAACGCTTAACGACTGCACTTCAACTGTCTACACCCGAACTGCAAAAGCCAAAGCTACTGCCGACTACATTGCCAAACTCAGTTCACAAGGAATGCAGAGCTTTTTGTACATTCGTCAGAAATATGATTCAGCAACGTCAACAATGCTTGTTCGCTTACTTGATAAGCCAGCCACACAAAGTGTTTGTCCCCCAAACGTCTCCGTTTCCAGTTGCCTTTCTCATACGCTGCCCTACAGTTGTGCGCTTAAGCCCCATCATCATGATGTACTCCAAAGCTGAAGTGTAACTGCTTGCTAATCGAGTGTACCCTCTGTATTATAGTTATGCTAATCTTTAACTGTTCTTTTGTGACCTTGCAGAGTCCAAGCCATCAATATGTCGCTGGGTGCAATGCATTGCACGAGATGCGCCGACGGTTTCGAGCCCACCGAAAAGATTGTCAATTCCAACGGCGAGCTTTGGCATACGCAGTGCTTTGTGTAAGTGCACGATGTACACTCCCGGCATAGTAAATTGTCATCATAAGGAATATATGACGAAACGAAGAGATGCCCGCCCTAAACAAATGGGCGTCATCATGGGAGAAGtcacaaattcaattagttGACTGTAATGTAATTAAATGTCAATTTCTAATTCGTTTGCATACTTTCCTTTTCACAGCTGCGCTCAGTGCTTCCGTCCGTTTCAGGATGGCATTTTTTACGAGTTCGAGGGACGCAAGTATTGTGAACGGGACTTCCATGTGCTATTTGCGCCCTGCTGCAACAAGTGCGGCGAGTTCGTTATCGGGCGTGTTATCAAGGCCATGTCCGCCAGCTGGCATCCACAATGCTTCCGCTGTCAGCTGTGCGCCAAAGAGTTGGCCGACAGTGGCTTCATACGCAACCAGAATCGTGCGCTATGCCATGAATGCAATGCCAAGGTGAAGGCCGAGATAACAGGTCGTTATGTGTGCCAAAAGTGTCAGTAAGTGGAcgtgttttaaaatatttttggaaCTGCATACTAATCCACAATTCAACAGCGGGTTGATTGACGAAGAGCCATTGCGCTTCCGGGGCGAAGTCTATCATGGCTATCACTTCAATTGCTCGGCCTGCGGCATAGAATTGGATGCTACAGCGCGCGAGGTCAAGAGTCGCCCGGGCCTGGCTGCAAACGATATGGTGGATATATAGCAATGCTTGCAATTTGATAATTATTAATAGTATATACATGTTTTCATTTCAACAGAACGAACTGTATTGTCTGCGCTGTCATGACAAGATGGGCATTCCCATTTGCGGCGCCTGTCGTCGACCAATTGAGGAGCGTGTGGTTACAGCGCTGGGCAAGCACTGGCACGTCGAGCATTTCGTGTGCGCCAAGTGCGAGAAGCCCTTCCTGGGTCATCGTCACTACGAGAAGCGCGGCCTGGCATACTGCGAGACGCATTATCATCAGCTCTTTGGCAATCTGTGCTTTGTGTGCAACCAGGTCATTGGTGGAGATGGTATGTTAACTACTGCACTGTTCGTACATCCATAAATGACACCTAAATTGTTTCCCCTTCAGTTTTCACCGCTTTAAACAAGGCGTGGTGCGTGCATCATTTTGCCTGCTCCGTGTGCGATATGAAAATGACGCAGAAATCAAAATTCTACGAGTACGATGAGAAGCCGGTGTGCAAGAAATGCTATGAACGGTTTCCCAACGAACTGCGACGTCGCTTGCGCACCGCACACGAGATGACCATGAAGAAGAATGTCTAGTGGATGAGCTGCAGCCTCGAACTGGCCAGCCTTCCATCACACAAATCTACACCAAAACGTGTTAAGTCAAAGTGCCTTCTGTCGTTCAGCACAAACGACCGCTTAGTTCTCTGTTTGTAGTTGTCCACTTCTAACATTCGATGTTAATTCTCGAAACTAAAAACTTGTGCCTTTCTTCACATTTCTGTAAcattgtaatttttgttgtactGTATTTCTAAACAAAAGCGTGTATTGTCTTGATAATGCTTATCTTTTAATTGTAGCTGTTAACAACGGCAAgcataacaaaacaaattattgtATTGACAGCTGTTatctaattgaattttatttatatacatgtttttaaaataaaaaaaatttaaaaagcatGCGAACCTAACTGGTATTTgctttttcaattatttattatctcCCATTTTTCATGAGCAATAAGCAAACGGCTCAAAATTCATAGCAAAGACAAGAACCAGTTATGTTAACGCAAATGCAAGTCGCTAACGCAATGTTCATCTTCTGTTAAATTTGATAATATatcgaaattaaatttcgaCTGTTATGCTAGCtgttaaaaaactttttaaatttttcttttaaataacgaactgtttaatttgttaaagCTTATTCCAATTTGGAGAGTAAACGTAAACCagtataatttaaaaaatagatTTAACTTCAAACATTTTCTAGAGATATAAATGTCTAATGTTAAAATAACAGTGCTTAGCTGTTATGTACTGAGAATTTGTAGAATACAAATAGCTAAagaagcttttttttttctgtatgtaagttgttattataattataatggagTACGGTTCGTTACACTATTCGTATATATTTTAGTTAGTTTGGTTTTGCCTTTATAGCCTTTGGTTACAGCTACCTATTTTCAATGACTTAAGCCATTATTTTCTGCACATTTTTCTTCGTCTCTCTGACCTCGGCGCAcagttaataattttattgataatTGGCTGCCTTAGACCTGCAGCAACTGGCAATGCAATGTCTTTATTCGTTCTTGCCGCATTCAGTTGCAATTTATAGCGTGCATTACGGCAGACAGTTTAATTGAGCATCGACGTTTATTAATTTGTCCCGGGTCCAAGCGAAGTTGGCTGCAATTTATCCAAATCCCTTGGACTCATTGCATTTCAACACGTTAGGCAATTTCACTTTTTCGACTGCCACAATGAAGCCCCAAAAAAGCTACGCACATTAATTAGGGCCCTTCATTAGACACATGCCCATCAAGGCAGGGCAGGGACCAGGTCCAGGACCCGACCCAGCAATGACGAGTGCGCCGGCGGCCATGTCCAGAGACGCAGCTCGTGCATTGTATTGCCAGCTTTATGTAATTAAGCCAGACGCGCTCACAATTTAAATTGCTGCCGGGCCGTGCCCATTCCTCATAcgcgtctctctctctctctctctctctctctctctgtatctgtatctgtatcacGAATTGGCAATTGAGCTGGCCGAGCTGGCGCAATTTGCACAGAGCCGAGCTTCTCCACATCCACATCAAGATCCAGatcctcagcagcagcatcgtcTGCGTTTGCGTCTGGGATGCGACGTTCGCTCGTCAGCGTTTGAGCCAATAATTATGGTTATTAATCGGCCAGAGAATTGGCTGCTAATTTGCAGTTTAGTTACAAATTCTGGCCGCCAGCGTGCAATTACTCGCTTAAATTATAgcttcaaaataaacaaaacgccGCAACGCccgaacgagagagagagagagagaactaAGGCCAAAAGTTGGCAAGGCAAAAGGTCATGCCGTATGGCAGAGACGACGCACATTGCATTTTATGTGTTTGCTTATCAAAGCCATCAGAGGCTACGCTGCTCATCAGCTAATGATGCCGGGAttcatgctgctgctgctgctccggctgctgcaATCAGCGTTCACCAGCTGGACTCAATAATTAGACGGCCCAGTGCCAGTCCTGGGCGTTACTCAATCATGGCCTGATGGCACAACCCCCAAGACGTATCTATCGCCTGCGCCGGGCAGCACGATCGGTGCAGCTACAACATAATTTCCAGAGCGCTCGCTTTGCCTGATCCCTTGTCCAATTTAGGAGGCGCTCGCATTTCGCGGCCACGGCAACACTTTTGCTCAGCCAAATCAAATCgtgtgctgtttatttaaataaccATAATTTAGCAGCGCTTCTCGTCGATGGG from Drosophila virilis strain 15010-1051.87 chromosome 2, Dvir_AGI_RSII-ME, whole genome shotgun sequence carries:
- the stck gene encoding LIM and senescent cell antigen-like-containing domain protein 1 isoform X2; this translates as MPPVQVQAINMSLGAMHCTRCADGFEPTEKIVNSNGELWHTQCFVCAQCFRPFQDGIFYEFEGRKYCERDFHVLFAPCCNKCGEFVIGRVIKAMSASWHPQCFRCQLCAKELADSGFIRNQNRALCHECNAKVKAEITGRYVCQKCHGLIDEEPLRFRGEVYHGYHFNCSACGIELDATAREVKSRPGLAANDMNELYCLRCHDKMGIPICGACRRPIEERVVTALGKHWHVEHFVCAKCEKPFLGHRHYEKRGLAYCETHYHQLFGNLCFVCNQVIGGDVFTALNKAWCVHHFACSVCDMKMTQKSKFYEYDEKPVCKKCYERFPNELRRRLRTAHEMTMKKNV
- the stck gene encoding LIM and senescent cell antigen-like-containing domain protein 1 isoform X1 gives rise to the protein MIQQRQQCLFAYLISQPHKVFVPQTSPFPVAFLIRCPTVVRLSPIIMMYSKAEVVQAINMSLGAMHCTRCADGFEPTEKIVNSNGELWHTQCFVCAQCFRPFQDGIFYEFEGRKYCERDFHVLFAPCCNKCGEFVIGRVIKAMSASWHPQCFRCQLCAKELADSGFIRNQNRALCHECNAKVKAEITGRYVCQKCHGLIDEEPLRFRGEVYHGYHFNCSACGIELDATAREVKSRPGLAANDMNELYCLRCHDKMGIPICGACRRPIEERVVTALGKHWHVEHFVCAKCEKPFLGHRHYEKRGLAYCETHYHQLFGNLCFVCNQVIGGDVFTALNKAWCVHHFACSVCDMKMTQKSKFYEYDEKPVCKKCYERFPNELRRRLRTAHEMTMKKNV
- the stck gene encoding LIM and senescent cell antigen-like-containing domain protein 1 isoform X3; this encodes MSLGAMHCTRCADGFEPTEKIVNSNGELWHTQCFVCAQCFRPFQDGIFYEFEGRKYCERDFHVLFAPCCNKCGEFVIGRVIKAMSASWHPQCFRCQLCAKELADSGFIRNQNRALCHECNAKVKAEITGRYVCQKCHGLIDEEPLRFRGEVYHGYHFNCSACGIELDATAREVKSRPGLAANDMNELYCLRCHDKMGIPICGACRRPIEERVVTALGKHWHVEHFVCAKCEKPFLGHRHYEKRGLAYCETHYHQLFGNLCFVCNQVIGGDVFTALNKAWCVHHFACSVCDMKMTQKSKFYEYDEKPVCKKCYERFPNELRRRLRTAHEMTMKKNV